The Mesorhizobium sp. M1D.F.Ca.ET.043.01.1.1 genome contains a region encoding:
- a CDS encoding glycosyltransferase family 2 protein: protein MQPDVSFVIAAYNAEATLDRAIASAMAQRDVAIEIIVVDDRSRDRTLDIARAYPEDIVKVVALPANRGPGGARNAGLDLARGRWVAVLDSDDAILPGRLAAMIARAEKAGAEIAVDNVQVVREDGTPDDIMFPTSYLEELAEISLADYIAGNVVFESRFNLGYLKPIFRRGFLDENRLRYDEDLRIGEDYILLASALAKGGRCVVEPTVGYVYHIRTGSISRVLELHHVEAMAKADAAFAAAHFMDDGAKAAFARRGRSLRKAASFLSLVQHIKARAPLKAIRTALSDPAAVRHMSMPIAVRLKRVAAQFAVGMGR, encoded by the coding sequence GTGCAGCCTGACGTCAGCTTCGTCATCGCCGCCTATAACGCCGAGGCGACCCTCGACCGGGCGATCGCCAGCGCCATGGCGCAGCGCGACGTCGCGATCGAAATCATCGTCGTCGACGACCGGTCGCGCGACCGCACGCTCGATATCGCGCGCGCCTATCCCGAGGACATCGTGAAGGTTGTCGCGCTTCCCGCCAACCGGGGTCCGGGCGGCGCCAGGAACGCCGGGCTCGATCTCGCCCGCGGCCGCTGGGTGGCCGTGCTCGATTCCGACGATGCAATCCTGCCCGGCAGATTGGCGGCCATGATCGCGCGGGCGGAAAAGGCAGGCGCCGAGATCGCGGTCGACAATGTCCAGGTCGTGCGCGAGGACGGCACGCCCGACGACATCATGTTCCCGACCAGCTATCTCGAGGAACTCGCCGAGATATCTCTCGCCGACTACATCGCCGGCAACGTGGTCTTCGAGTCGCGCTTCAACCTCGGCTACCTGAAGCCGATCTTCCGGCGCGGTTTCCTCGACGAAAACCGGCTTCGCTACGACGAGGATCTGCGCATCGGCGAAGACTACATTCTTCTGGCGAGCGCGCTGGCGAAGGGCGGCCGCTGCGTGGTCGAGCCGACCGTCGGCTATGTCTACCACATCCGCACCGGCTCGATCTCGCGGGTGCTCGAATTGCACCATGTCGAGGCGATGGCCAAAGCCGACGCAGCCTTCGCCGCCGCGCATTTCATGGACGATGGCGCCAAGGCGGCCTTCGCCAGGCGCGGCCGCAGCCTGCGCAAGGCGGCCTCGTTCTTGTCATTGGTTCAGCACATCAAGGCGCGTGCGCCGCTCAAGGCGATCCGCACGGCGCTCAGCGATCCGGCCGCGGTCAGGCATATGTCGATGCCGATCGCGGTTCGGCTGAAAAGGGTTGCGGCACAATTTGCCGTGGGCATGGGGAGGTGA
- a CDS encoding NmrA/HSCARG family protein, whose translation MSQANTSKPLITVVGASSKQGRSVANSLLDSGRYRVRALTRRLDSQPAQALAKKGAEVMVAPLELGRRAELTEAMKGSAGAFLMTPPIVKVPPAEPELNLGKELADAAVAAGVEHVVFSGLENVEAITGGTKWAPHFTDKAKIEDYIRGLPVRSSFVYLAFYYTNFLEYYVPQGGDHSITFAIYLPPDIPMPFCDPLTAAGPAVREMFDNPARYAGEVLPVIGEFISAQQMVDTFVQVTGKAARYASAYSREDLLRHFPSFAGNEHLVRELVGMVEYAVEYGYYAPKRDLALSRKIDPNALTWEQFLKRSKWQGDLLSYGAAAEAELAPS comes from the coding sequence ATGAGCCAAGCCAATACTTCCAAACCTCTGATCACCGTTGTTGGTGCCTCGAGCAAACAAGGCCGCAGCGTCGCCAATTCCTTGCTCGACAGTGGTCGCTACCGGGTACGCGCCCTGACGCGCCGCCTCGACAGTCAACCAGCGCAAGCCTTGGCGAAGAAGGGTGCCGAAGTCATGGTGGCGCCTCTTGAACTCGGCAGGCGGGCCGAACTGACCGAGGCAATGAAAGGCTCGGCCGGGGCGTTCTTGATGACGCCGCCCATCGTCAAGGTGCCGCCGGCGGAACCCGAACTCAATCTCGGCAAGGAGTTGGCCGATGCGGCGGTGGCGGCTGGCGTGGAGCACGTGGTCTTCAGCGGGCTCGAAAATGTCGAAGCCATCACCGGCGGCACCAAGTGGGCGCCGCATTTCACGGACAAGGCAAAGATTGAGGACTACATTCGCGGCTTGCCCGTCCGCAGCTCGTTTGTGTACTTGGCGTTTTACTACACCAACTTCCTGGAATACTACGTGCCGCAGGGCGGCGACCACAGCATAACGTTCGCCATTTACTTGCCGCCGGACATCCCCATGCCGTTCTGCGATCCGCTCACCGCGGCCGGCCCGGCGGTGCGCGAGATGTTTGACAATCCGGCGCGATACGCCGGCGAGGTCTTGCCGGTGATCGGCGAGTTCATCTCGGCGCAGCAAATGGTGGACACGTTTGTGCAGGTCACCGGAAAGGCCGCGCGCTACGCCTCTGCGTACTCGCGCGAAGACTTGCTGCGCCATTTTCCGAGCTTCGCCGGCAACGAGCATCTCGTGCGCGAATTGGTGGGTATGGTCGAATACGCCGTCGAATATGGCTACTACGCCCCTAAGCGCGATCTGGCCTTGAGCCGGAAAATCGATCCCAATGCTCTGACCTGGGAACAGTTCCTCAAGCGCAGCAAATGGCAAGGCGATCTGCTGTCCTATGGCGCCGCCGCCGAGGCCGAGCTCGCGCCGAGCTGA
- a CDS encoding glycosyltransferase, with translation MMTANKNRSIDICICTFRRAELADTLRSIAALERPAGFEIGVVVADNDDEPTAQSQVKAMAQELKLPIRYRHAPARNISIARNACLDASVSDLVAFIDDDETASPGWLAELVATAEATGATAVLGPVRATYRQDAPDWMRKGDFHSTLPVWVRGEIRTGYTCNVLLRMTEESLRNRRFSLARGQTGGEDTEFFDGMVKSGGRIAFAPRAFVDEVVPRSRAAFEWLRRRHFRFGQTHGHLIGRNAGGVRRISQVGLASAKAAYCFGMALLTAVSPVRRNRSVLRGIMHVGVVSGLVGVREIRQYGLNPQEGDKRAA, from the coding sequence GTGATGACTGCAAACAAGAACCGCAGCATCGACATCTGCATCTGCACTTTCCGCAGGGCGGAGCTTGCCGACACGCTGCGCTCCATCGCCGCGTTGGAGAGGCCCGCCGGCTTCGAGATCGGCGTCGTCGTCGCCGACAATGACGACGAGCCGACGGCGCAGTCGCAGGTGAAGGCCATGGCGCAGGAGCTGAAGCTGCCGATCCGCTATCGCCACGCCCCTGCGCGCAACATCTCCATCGCCCGCAACGCCTGCCTCGATGCCAGCGTATCGGACCTCGTCGCCTTCATCGACGACGACGAGACGGCCTCGCCGGGCTGGCTTGCCGAGCTCGTCGCGACCGCTGAGGCGACCGGCGCGACGGCCGTGCTCGGCCCGGTTCGCGCGACATATCGCCAGGATGCGCCGGACTGGATGCGCAAGGGCGACTTCCACTCGACCTTGCCCGTCTGGGTGCGCGGCGAGATCCGCACCGGCTACACCTGCAATGTCCTCCTCAGGATGACCGAGGAAAGCCTGCGCAACCGGCGCTTCAGCCTGGCGCGCGGCCAGACCGGTGGCGAGGACACCGAATTCTTCGACGGCATGGTCAAGTCCGGCGGACGCATTGCCTTCGCCCCGCGGGCCTTTGTCGACGAGGTGGTGCCGCGCTCGAGGGCTGCCTTCGAGTGGCTGCGCCGCCGCCACTTCCGCTTCGGACAGACGCATGGCCACCTGATCGGGCGCAATGCCGGCGGTGTGCGCCGCATCAGTCAGGTCGGCCTCGCTTCGGCCAAGGCGGCCTACTGCTTCGGCATGGCGCTTTTGACCGCGGTCAGCCCCGTGCGGCGGAACCGCAGCGTGCTGCGCGGCATTATGCATGTCGGCGTCGTCAGCGGGTTGGTCGGCGTCCGCGAAATCCGCCAATACGGCCTGAACCCACAGGAAGGGGACAAGCGTGCAGCCTGA
- a CDS encoding glycosyl transferase family 1: MLHVLYLVHDVSDPAVRRRVKMLKAGGARITLAGFRRTPKPVAEIEGLDPVDLGPTRDGRFAQRIGAVAKAAMSIGAKLAGVARPDLIIARNLEMLALARRANQAFGAGVPIVYECLDIHRLVLRNDLIGRTLRGAERHLARDVKLLVTSSPAFIANYFKPFGQIAAPVELIENKYFDTMPVPADNPPEKDGPAAPPWRIGWFGALRCRRSLELLAEFTRRQSGRFEVVLRGRPALSEFPDFQAFVEAEPWLSFRGPYRNPEDMAAIYREVHFSWAIDFFEQGQNSEWLLPNRLYEGCRFGAVPISMASTETGRFLKQQDIGVLVSEATPEGLDTALGRMGQDGFGKLKSRVRARNPRTWSYDRGDCLAFVDKLRSLTAVRGTFATEALA, from the coding sequence ATGCTGCATGTCTTGTACCTTGTGCATGACGTATCCGACCCGGCGGTGCGCCGCAGGGTCAAGATGCTCAAGGCAGGCGGTGCCAGGATCACCCTGGCGGGTTTCCGCCGCACTCCCAAACCGGTCGCCGAGATCGAAGGCCTCGATCCGGTCGATCTCGGCCCGACGCGCGACGGCCGATTCGCGCAGCGCATCGGCGCTGTGGCCAAGGCCGCCATGTCGATCGGCGCCAAGCTCGCGGGCGTGGCGCGACCCGATCTGATCATTGCGCGCAACCTCGAGATGCTGGCGCTCGCCCGCCGCGCGAACCAGGCCTTCGGCGCCGGCGTGCCGATCGTCTACGAATGCCTGGATATCCATCGGCTGGTATTGCGCAACGACCTGATCGGCAGGACGTTGCGCGGCGCCGAGCGCCATCTCGCCCGCGACGTGAAGCTTCTGGTGACCAGCTCTCCCGCTTTCATCGCCAATTATTTCAAGCCGTTCGGGCAAATTGCCGCACCAGTCGAACTGATCGAGAACAAATATTTCGACACCATGCCGGTACCGGCCGACAATCCGCCTGAGAAGGACGGCCCGGCGGCGCCGCCCTGGCGCATCGGCTGGTTCGGCGCGCTGCGCTGCCGCCGCTCGCTGGAACTCCTGGCCGAATTCACCCGCCGGCAAAGCGGACGCTTCGAAGTGGTGCTCCGGGGCCGTCCGGCGCTGTCGGAATTCCCCGATTTCCAAGCCTTCGTCGAGGCCGAGCCCTGGCTTTCCTTTCGCGGTCCCTACCGCAATCCGGAGGACATGGCGGCGATCTACCGCGAAGTGCATTTCTCCTGGGCGATCGATTTCTTCGAGCAAGGCCAGAATTCCGAATGGCTGCTTCCCAACCGGCTCTACGAAGGCTGCCGCTTCGGCGCCGTGCCGATATCGATGGCGAGCACCGAAACCGGCCGGTTCCTCAAGCAGCAGGATATCGGCGTGCTTGTGTCGGAAGCCACGCCCGAAGGGCTCGACACCGCGCTTGGCCGGATGGGACAGGACGGCTTCGGCAAACTGAAGTCGCGGGTGCGGGCCCGCAATCCGAGGACCTGGAGCTACGACCGCGGCGACTGCCTGGCTTTCGTCGATAAGCTGCGCTCCCTGACCGCCGTTCGCGGAACCTTCGCGACCGAGGCGCTGGCATAG
- a CDS encoding polysaccharide biosynthesis tyrosine autokinase, translated as MNYANFPLDKRMPLPSTEPEKGEDFIDVERLLGMAARQVKVVAVCAVIGLFLGVIYLQTTPKQYTSVASVLIDEGLNKVVDDISAVSTTQQTDATILSQIEILSSARLASVVVDKLKLDQNDEFMNPPQSALAKGVGFLRGIVAYFRGSSASELPGIENVDAATREAMMKAATHDYAVLVLQTGLMADRNGRSNVITLGYQSTNPALATAITKAYSDAYLADQLNASFDATERAAVWLQGRLTELRQSSQQASMEVEKFRAEHGLSANSDGQLISGKQLSDLNAQLIIAQADTARASARYQQYKAIVDSGSENAFNDSAIASDQPSSSVIIGLKTRYLAVSKRLQDVEANFGKDHPQAVTLAREKADVSAQIFGQLKQITESYRNDFQVAQAREAELRQKIATAAGQSSIDNESQVKLRELDQQAQALSTLYQTFLSRYQEASQQQTFPVGKVRIISDANVPLAASSPRTIRVLALSLVLGLMLGAGFGGLNEFNERFFRTGEDVRDRVGLKFLGYLPTIGGGRAKEAKPDDLPADGKVASLSAAEKRARMRVSLDAPASMFAETLRNAKIAFDVVMEDKDSRVIGVISVLPGEGKSTVAANLAGLLAANGAKTLLIDGDLRNPGLSRSLGMETEHGLMEAVVNGQTWQSVGKVDRQTKLAIIPAVLRGQFSHTSELLGSAGMRRFIENARETFEYIIVDLPPLGPVVDAKAFAPLVDGFVLVTEWGRTPRAMVRSMLEQEPYIADKVVGAVLNKVELKKLAKYGSLGGSEKFFDRYSSYYLEKSESRAKQAA; from the coding sequence ATGAATTATGCCAACTTTCCTCTCGACAAGAGGATGCCATTGCCCAGCACCGAACCGGAAAAGGGTGAAGACTTCATCGACGTCGAGCGCCTGCTTGGCATGGCGGCCCGGCAGGTCAAGGTGGTGGCGGTCTGCGCCGTCATCGGCCTGTTCCTGGGCGTGATCTATCTCCAGACGACGCCCAAGCAATACACGTCCGTTGCCAGCGTGCTGATCGACGAGGGCCTGAACAAGGTCGTGGACGACATCTCGGCGGTCAGCACTACGCAGCAGACGGACGCGACGATCCTCAGCCAGATCGAGATTCTCAGCTCCGCGCGACTGGCCTCGGTGGTCGTCGACAAGCTGAAGCTCGACCAGAACGACGAGTTCATGAACCCGCCGCAGTCGGCTTTGGCCAAGGGTGTCGGGTTCCTGCGCGGTATCGTCGCCTATTTCCGCGGCAGTTCGGCCAGCGAACTCCCTGGGATCGAGAATGTGGATGCCGCGACGCGCGAAGCCATGATGAAGGCCGCGACCCATGACTATGCGGTCCTCGTTCTGCAGACCGGATTGATGGCGGATCGCAACGGCCGCAGCAACGTCATTACGTTGGGCTATCAGTCGACGAATCCGGCTCTCGCAACGGCAATCACCAAGGCCTATTCCGATGCCTATCTGGCCGATCAACTCAACGCCAGCTTCGACGCCACCGAGCGAGCGGCTGTGTGGCTGCAGGGCAGGCTGACCGAGCTTCGCCAAAGCTCGCAACAGGCCTCGATGGAGGTCGAGAAATTCAGGGCCGAGCACGGGCTGTCCGCAAACAGCGACGGCCAGTTGATCAGCGGCAAGCAACTGTCCGACCTCAACGCCCAGCTCATCATCGCGCAGGCCGATACGGCGCGCGCCAGCGCCCGCTATCAGCAGTACAAGGCGATAGTCGACAGCGGCTCCGAGAATGCTTTCAACGATTCGGCGATTGCATCCGATCAGCCGAGCAGCTCGGTCATCATCGGGCTCAAGACCCGTTATCTCGCCGTCTCCAAGCGGCTGCAGGATGTCGAGGCGAATTTCGGCAAGGACCACCCCCAGGCTGTGACGCTCGCCAGGGAAAAGGCCGATGTGTCGGCGCAGATCTTCGGGCAGTTGAAGCAGATCACCGAAAGCTATCGCAACGACTTCCAGGTGGCGCAGGCGCGTGAGGCCGAGCTCAGGCAGAAGATCGCGACCGCCGCCGGCCAGAGTTCGATCGACAACGAGTCGCAGGTGAAGCTGAGGGAGCTTGACCAGCAGGCGCAGGCGCTCTCCACGCTCTACCAGACCTTCCTCAGCCGCTACCAGGAAGCCTCGCAGCAGCAAACCTTCCCTGTCGGCAAGGTGCGCATAATCTCGGACGCGAACGTGCCGCTTGCCGCGTCGAGCCCCCGCACCATCAGGGTGCTGGCGCTTTCGCTGGTGCTTGGCCTTATGCTCGGCGCCGGTTTCGGCGGCCTGAACGAATTCAACGAGCGCTTCTTCCGGACGGGCGAGGACGTTCGCGACCGCGTCGGCCTGAAGTTCCTCGGCTATCTGCCGACGATCGGCGGCGGCAGGGCCAAGGAAGCGAAGCCGGACGACCTGCCGGCCGACGGCAAGGTCGCCAGCCTGTCGGCGGCCGAAAAAAGGGCGCGCATGCGGGTCAGCCTCGACGCGCCGGCCTCGATGTTCGCCGAGACGCTGCGCAACGCCAAGATCGCGTTCGACGTGGTGATGGAAGACAAGGACAGCCGGGTCATCGGCGTCATCTCGGTCCTGCCCGGCGAAGGCAAGTCGACGGTCGCGGCAAACCTCGCAGGGCTGCTCGCCGCCAATGGCGCCAAGACGCTGCTGATCGACGGCGACCTGCGCAATCCGGGCCTCAGCCGCAGCCTCGGCATGGAGACCGAGCATGGGCTGATGGAAGCGGTGGTCAACGGGCAAACCTGGCAATCGGTCGGCAAGGTCGACCGCCAGACCAAGCTGGCGATCATCCCCGCCGTGCTGCGCGGCCAGTTCTCGCACACCAGCGAGCTTCTGGGCTCGGCCGGCATGCGGCGTTTCATCGAGAACGCCAGGGAGACGTTCGAATACATCATCGTCGATCTGCCGCCGCTCGGCCCGGTGGTCGACGCCAAGGCCTTCGCGCCCCTGGTCGACGGTTTCGTGCTCGTCACCGAATGGGGCCGCACGCCGCGCGCCATGGTGCGCTCGATGCTGGAACAGGAACCCTACATCGCCGACAAGGTCGTCGGCGCGGTGCTCAACAAGGTCGAGCTGAAGAAGCTGGCGAAATACGGCTCGCTCGGCGGTTCGGAGAAGTTCTTCGACCGCTATTCGAGCTACTATCTGGAGAAGTCGGAATCGCGCGCCAAGCAGGCCGCCTAA
- a CDS encoding LysR family transcriptional regulator — translation MDTKRLDLNLLVTLETLLVERNVTKAAARLNLSQPAVSAQLNRLRREFDDPLLIPAQRGMTPTVKAMELLDPLRQALDQVRATVASHRNFDPAKANLTFAIACTDYLQAAVVKPLVVELRTRAPGVRVAIHNLDVPQLEAQMARGDVDLALMTPQAASPGLRTRHLFDERYVLIGRRKHPRLRDGITVAEFAELEQVIVSLDGGSFATPLDSALAALGHKRNVVLSAASFLFVPEIVSHSDFVALVPERLVRGSADQLEVMDCPFPVEGFAVGMVWHERNHGHVGQRWIREAIVSLVAHQSSPQARKSQS, via the coding sequence GTGGATACCAAGCGCCTGGACCTCAATCTGTTGGTTACCTTGGAGACGCTGCTGGTCGAGCGGAACGTCACGAAGGCGGCTGCCCGATTGAACCTCAGCCAGCCGGCGGTCAGCGCCCAGCTGAACCGTCTCCGACGCGAATTCGACGACCCGCTGCTAATTCCTGCCCAGCGAGGTATGACGCCGACGGTCAAGGCAATGGAGCTGCTCGATCCGTTGCGCCAAGCCCTTGACCAGGTTCGCGCCACGGTCGCCTCGCACAGGAACTTCGATCCGGCGAAGGCCAACCTGACCTTCGCAATCGCCTGCACGGACTATCTGCAAGCGGCAGTGGTCAAGCCGCTCGTTGTGGAACTCAGGACGCGAGCGCCCGGTGTTCGCGTCGCGATCCACAATCTGGACGTGCCGCAGTTGGAAGCGCAGATGGCGCGCGGCGATGTGGATCTGGCGCTGATGACGCCGCAGGCGGCCTCGCCAGGTCTTCGCACGCGCCATCTGTTCGATGAACGCTATGTGCTGATCGGCCGCCGGAAGCATCCGCGGCTCCGGGACGGAATCACGGTCGCTGAATTTGCCGAGCTGGAGCAAGTGATCGTGTCTTTGGACGGGGGCAGCTTCGCAACGCCGCTGGACAGCGCTTTGGCTGCTCTCGGACACAAGCGTAACGTGGTGCTCTCCGCGGCGTCGTTCCTGTTTGTCCCCGAGATCGTGTCTCACTCGGACTTCGTGGCGCTGGTGCCGGAACGGCTGGTGCGCGGCTCTGCGGACCAGCTTGAAGTGATGGACTGTCCATTCCCCGTCGAAGGCTTTGCAGTGGGAATGGTGTGGCATGAGCGCAATCACGGACACGTCGGCCAACGCTGGATTCGCGAAGCCATCGTCTCACTTGTCGCGCATCAATCCTCGCCCCAGGCGCGCAAAAGTCAGAGCTGA
- a CDS encoding glycosyltransferase family 2 protein, translated as MTRTAASSLIVIPCLNEAAHIGTLLGQLRPAAARLGARIVVADGGSTDGTQAIVERVAAEDPRVLLLANPKRIQSAAINLAVATFGDGANYLIRIDAHGGYPADYCDRLIEEALAAGADSVVVSMLTSGTGAMQKAVAAAQNSKLGTGGSKHRHMSAGEWVDHGHHALMRIAAFRAVGGYDESFSHNEDAELDHRLRQAGYRIWMSGRTQMVYYPRSTLKGLFFQYLGYGRGRAKNVLKHRMMPKLRQMIPLLVFPVVLLAVLSPIFVPAAVPFLIWAAVCLGYGAVTAIRQRNPAIALAGVSAMVMHLGWSMGFWLQILGPQPSREAA; from the coding sequence ATGACGCGGACCGCCGCATCAAGCCTGATCGTTATTCCGTGCCTCAACGAGGCCGCCCATATCGGCACGCTGCTGGGGCAATTGCGTCCAGCCGCGGCGCGGCTTGGCGCACGCATCGTCGTCGCCGATGGCGGCAGCACTGACGGCACGCAAGCCATCGTCGAAAGGGTCGCCGCCGAGGATCCCCGGGTCCTGCTGCTCGCCAATCCGAAGCGCATCCAGAGTGCCGCCATCAACCTGGCGGTGGCGACGTTCGGCGACGGCGCCAATTATCTCATCCGCATCGACGCGCATGGCGGCTATCCCGCCGATTATTGCGACAGGCTGATCGAGGAAGCGCTTGCCGCGGGCGCCGATTCGGTCGTCGTCTCGATGCTGACCAGCGGCACCGGCGCAATGCAGAAGGCGGTTGCCGCGGCGCAGAATTCCAAGCTCGGCACCGGCGGCTCCAAGCATCGCCACATGTCGGCGGGCGAATGGGTCGACCACGGCCACCATGCGCTGATGCGCATCGCCGCCTTCCGGGCGGTCGGCGGCTATGACGAGAGCTTCAGCCACAACGAGGACGCCGAGCTCGACCATCGCCTCCGTCAGGCCGGCTACCGCATCTGGATGAGCGGCAGGACGCAGATGGTCTATTATCCGCGCTCCACGCTGAAGGGGTTGTTTTTCCAGTATCTCGGCTATGGCCGCGGCCGCGCTAAAAACGTGCTGAAGCACCGCATGATGCCGAAGCTGCGGCAGATGATCCCGCTGCTGGTGTTCCCGGTGGTGCTGCTGGCGGTCTTGTCTCCGATCTTCGTGCCGGCGGCCGTGCCGTTTCTGATATGGGCGGCGGTCTGTCTCGGCTATGGCGCCGTGACCGCGATCCGCCAGCGCAATCCGGCCATCGCGCTGGCCGGCGTGTCGGCGATGGTCATGCATTTGGGCTGGTCCATGGGCTTCTGGCTGCAAATCCTCGGCCCGCAGCCGTCGCGCGAGGCGGCGTGA
- a CDS encoding lipopolysaccharide biosynthesis protein has product METSAFDPPEGSLRRSVGRGAVVTAMAQGVRVATQIVSVIVLSRLLSPQDFGVVAMCAPVLAFIALFQDFGLTQATIQKTGIRHEEVNYLFWINTAVSAILACVLAAAAPLVAVFYGEPRVTGLVAAFGLQIMAYGLGAQHLALLTRRMEFTRLAIIDVASAVFGLAVSIAWTFIDRSYWALFAGTLTGAVLPTLCYWASSRWRPGLPRKVEGISQLIHFGAGITGFNFANFFARNLDNVLIGKYWGEAQLGLYDRAYKLLLFPLSQITNPLSKVMVPALSRLKDEPDRYRSAYLRVMPLILLVALPGVAFATAMSDTLIPFVLGQQWRESASIFLALGFAGLLQPLNNPAGWLFVSQGRSGDFMRWGIITAVTSVLAFAIGLPYGALGVAIVYAVSEYLRTPFLWLYVGKTGPLKASHVLRAATPFVLGAHLALALVWLAKPMLPAQPVIALAGGAVLSYVVTIIVALAFGTGREALREALRLIPARGFSPATNEAK; this is encoded by the coding sequence TTGGAAACCAGTGCATTCGATCCGCCCGAGGGCTCGTTGCGCAGATCGGTCGGGCGCGGCGCCGTCGTCACAGCGATGGCGCAGGGCGTGCGGGTCGCCACCCAGATCGTCTCCGTCATCGTCTTGTCGCGGCTTTTGTCGCCGCAGGATTTCGGCGTCGTGGCGATGTGCGCGCCGGTGCTTGCCTTCATCGCGCTGTTCCAGGATTTCGGCCTGACCCAGGCGACGATCCAGAAAACCGGCATCCGGCATGAGGAGGTCAACTACCTCTTCTGGATCAACACGGCGGTGAGCGCGATCCTGGCCTGCGTGCTTGCCGCGGCGGCTCCCCTGGTGGCCGTCTTCTACGGCGAGCCGCGCGTGACCGGGCTGGTTGCCGCGTTCGGCCTGCAGATCATGGCCTACGGCCTCGGCGCCCAGCATCTGGCGCTGCTGACGCGCCGCATGGAATTCACCCGGCTCGCCATCATCGACGTCGCCAGCGCCGTTTTTGGCCTTGCCGTGTCGATCGCGTGGACCTTCATCGACCGCTCCTATTGGGCGCTTTTCGCCGGCACGCTGACCGGCGCCGTCTTGCCGACGCTTTGCTACTGGGCCTCCTCGCGCTGGCGTCCCGGGCTGCCGCGCAAGGTCGAGGGCATCAGCCAGCTGATCCATTTCGGCGCCGGCATCACCGGCTTCAACTTCGCCAATTTCTTTGCCCGCAACCTCGACAACGTGCTGATCGGCAAATACTGGGGCGAGGCGCAGCTCGGCCTCTACGACCGCGCCTACAAGCTGCTGCTCTTCCCGCTCAGCCAGATCACCAATCCGCTGTCGAAGGTGATGGTGCCGGCGCTTTCGCGGCTGAAGGACGAGCCGGACCGCTACCGCAGCGCCTATCTGCGCGTCATGCCGCTGATCCTTCTGGTGGCGCTGCCGGGCGTGGCCTTCGCCACCGCCATGTCGGATACGCTCATCCCCTTCGTGCTCGGCCAGCAGTGGCGGGAGAGCGCCAGCATCTTCCTGGCGCTGGGTTTCGCCGGCCTGCTGCAGCCGCTCAACAATCCGGCCGGGTGGCTGTTCGTCAGCCAGGGCCGTTCGGGCGATTTCATGCGCTGGGGCATCATCACCGCCGTGACCTCGGTGCTGGCCTTCGCCATCGGCCTGCCCTATGGCGCGCTCGGCGTCGCGATCGTCTATGCGGTCAGCGAATATCTGCGGACGCCTTTCCTCTGGCTCTATGTCGGCAAGACCGGACCGCTCAAGGCCAGCCACGTGCTGCGGGCGGCGACCCCGTTCGTGCTCGGCGCGCACCTGGCGCTGGCGCTGGTCTGGCTCGCCAAGCCGATGCTGCCTGCGCAGCCCGTGATTGCGCTGGCGGGCGGCGCGGTGCTGTCCTATGTCGTCACCATCATCGTAGCGCTCGCCTTCGGCACCGGCCGCGAGGCGCTTCGAGAGGCCTTGCGGCTGATCCCGGCGCGCGGGTTTTCCCCCGCGACCAACGAGGCGAAATGA
- a CDS encoding UTP--glucose-1-phosphate uridylyltransferase, whose translation MQKVRKAVIPVAGLGTRFLPATKSMPKEMLPVVDKPVVQYAVDEAFEAGIEHIVFVTGRNKAVIEDYFDLHPELIGTLEQTGKKAQLQSLESLLPVAGATSFIRQQSPHGLGHAVWCARDVIGNEPFALLLPDMVSFGAPGCLAETVDLYQRTGGNVIAVERCDPSETGKYGIVGRGAEVASGFEVTAMVEKPAPAAAPSNFYINGRYILQPEIFGLLGTQQRGAGNEIQLTDAMVRLAESQPFYAQPFNGRMFDCGSKEGFIEATIAFALARDDMKGPVFEMLQQFVRSHERREVAA comes from the coding sequence ATGCAGAAAGTCAGGAAGGCAGTCATACCGGTGGCGGGGCTCGGAACGCGGTTCCTGCCGGCGACCAAGTCGATGCCGAAGGAAATGCTGCCCGTCGTCGACAAGCCCGTCGTGCAATATGCCGTCGACGAGGCGTTCGAGGCCGGGATCGAGCACATCGTCTTCGTCACCGGCCGCAACAAGGCGGTCATCGAGGACTATTTCGACCTGCATCCTGAACTGATCGGAACGCTCGAGCAGACCGGCAAGAAGGCGCAGCTCCAATCGCTGGAGAGCCTGCTGCCCGTGGCCGGCGCTACCTCCTTCATCCGCCAGCAGTCGCCGCACGGCCTCGGCCATGCCGTATGGTGCGCGCGCGACGTGATCGGCAACGAGCCGTTCGCGCTGCTGCTCCCCGACATGGTGTCCTTCGGCGCGCCGGGCTGCCTCGCCGAAACCGTCGATCTCTACCAGCGGACCGGCGGCAACGTGATTGCCGTCGAGCGCTGCGATCCCTCGGAAACCGGCAAATACGGCATCGTCGGCCGTGGCGCCGAGGTGGCCTCCGGCTTCGAGGTGACCGCCATGGTCGAGAAGCCGGCTCCCGCCGCCGCGCCGTCGAACTTCTACATCAACGGCCGCTATATCCTGCAGCCGGAGATTTTCGGCCTGCTCGGCACCCAGCAGCGCGGCGCCGGCAACGAGATCCAGCTCACCGACGCCATGGTTCGCCTGGCCGAGAGCCAGCCCTTCTATGCCCAGCCCTTCAACGGCCGCATGTTCGACTGCGGCTCCAAGGAAGGCTTCATCGAGGCCACCATCGCCTTTGCTCTGGCGCGCGACGACATGAAAGGACCTGTCTTCGAAATGCTGCAGCAGTTCGTCCGGTCGCACGAGCGCCGGGAAGTGGCCGCATAA